A window of Thermodesulfobacteriota bacterium genomic DNA:
CACGCGCCGCACCATGTCAGCTTCATCACCGCCGACGGCATTGTCTTTGCCGGAGAAGCCGGCGGCGTCTGCATCGATTTCCATGACACCGTTGATTATCTTCGGCCGGCCACGCCGCCCAAATTCCGGCTGGAGACCTCGGCCGCCAGCATTGATCTGCTGGTCGGGGAAAGCCCGGAAACCATCTGCTACGGCCACACGGCCGTGAGACCCGGGGCCGTGGCCCGGCTCAAAAAACACCGGGAACAGCTCTTCTTCTGGAAGGAATTGATTGCCGGGGAAATCGGAAAAGCCGAAGGCGACACCCTCATTGAAAATTGCGTCGACCGGGTGACGCAGGCCGACCCCCTGCTGAAAGGACTGGCCTTCGCGACAGAGCCGGCCAGACAACGGGAATTGTATTTTATCAGAAACTCCATCAGGGGGTATATCGACTACCTCGCCCCGGCCAAATGACCACCAATGACCGGAAAGCATTGACACAAACAGTCCATTATCCGTCAATCCGGTGTGCCGCGAATTGGATTTGAATAGAACTCCAGCCCATTGATTTCCGACCCTTGCAATTCGCGACGCACCGCTTCCGGATCCTCCACCAGCACCAGTCGTTTGCGTTCCGATTCCCGGCTCCAGTTTATAATCAGGGTTTGCGACGGCAAAACAGGCGTGCCGGTTATCTGCCGGTAATGCAACGTCAACGGATACAAAGAGTAGCTCAGCAGATTGCTCCGGTGGCTCCGCATTTTATCGATAAACCCCAGGGTCTCCCGGATATACGGCCGGTAATAAAAGCCCAACATCGCCCGGCCGGCATTCCCCTCCAGTGTTTTCAGCTCCCGGCCGGTCTTGTCCGTGAAATCAACCGGCATAATGATATCGCTTTCCGGGGAATGGCGGGCCAGGGCCTTTGACAGCCGGATCGCTTCCCCCAGGTTGTATTCGCCGGAAACATGGATGGCAAAAATCATGTTGAGCCACAGCACCGCCATGATCCCGATATAAGCATAAACAGCCGCCCGTAACTTTTGCGTCCGGTGGATATCGCTGATGGCCAGCCATAGAAAATAGAAATAAGCGAACCACACGCCTGTATGATAATCCGGCGGGACAAACTTTTTGAGCAGCAGGAACAGGACCACCTGAGCAAGGTACAGGATGATCATCAGCAGAGAGACGAATCCCAGATGGTCTTCCAGCCCGAAGGATTCTTTTTTTCCCGCTTTCCTTATCAGCCGTCCAGCGGTCATCACCAGGCCCCAGGCGATCAGCGCGAAGCCGGCCATGGAAATCAGCGCCAGTGCCCGTACCAGAAACGGCGGCAGCCATCCGGAACCGATAACCCCATCGGTAAAAAGCAAAAGGAAATCATAGCTGAAAAACAGACCGCCGGATATCAGCGGAAACAGCGTATTCAACCAGAACTCAATTGAGCCGGGGGGAACCGGCCCGGGTACAGTCGATTGCGCCGGTTCCCCCGGCAGGTGAATCTGACCGTAGAGATCCGCGATGGCCGGCAGCGTCAGGGCCAGCGCCCCGGCCAGTAAAACCGCTGTAATCAGGGCGTGCTGTTTGATCCAGCCGCGTTCATCGATAAAAAACATGAGCAGAAAAGCGGCGCCCGCCACCAGGCCCCGGGGATGGATGAAAAACATCAGCACCAGAACCAGGAGCCCGGCCGCCGCCGTCAACCCCCGCCGCTTTTCGTAAAACCGGGTATAGCAGCAAAAGGCCAGAAGACATAGCGGAATCAGCCAGGGATCGTCGCTGAGCTGACGGCTGTAGGCATGGCAGAACGGGGAGAACAGGACCAGCAGCGCCGGATAAAACGGAAAGGACATTACCCGCGAAAGATATCGAAGCCCGGCCAGGCACAGCACCAGCGTGATCAACTGCTTGATCAGAACAATAGCCGTCAGGTCGGGCGTCAGCAAAAGCAGCAGTTGATAGATCCAGACATGAAAGGGATGATACACGACCGGGATCGATCCCCTGACGCCGTGGGCGGCCGGTTCATGATACTGGTTGGCCTGAAGGGCGGTCCGGATGGTTTCGATCTGCTCCGGATAGTTCCAGAAAATTATCTGCCACGAACCCGGCCTGCCCCAGAAATGATCCCCCGGCCACAGTAAAGAGGCGGCCATGGCCGCCACCAGCAGGACCAGAAAAGCGGCTCTCCGGCATGAAAACCGGTCAACCGTCACGGAGCCATCAACCTTCTTCGACCATTGCATAAGGTAATCCGTCGGGAACCGCCAATGTCACCGCCGCAGCCCGGCGATCAGGCGTCCGGTATGGGTCAGCAGGGACAGGGCCGAGAGGATGTCCGGGCAGACCATGTCCGCGGCCATGACGGTTTCCACGCAGGCGCCCTCTTCCTGGATCAGGGCGATGCCCAGTTCCGCCGCTTCCAGCATCAGCTTGTCATTGCGGCCGTTGCCGATGGCTACCACCGACTCCACGCCCAGTTTGCGGATATAGTCCAGCTTGCCCTGATCCTGGTTGGCCTCCGACAGGATGGAGAGCGCCGCCGGCACTCCCTCCAGTTGCGCCCGAGCCCGGCCGAAAGTGTCAGCGGTGATGATATGAATTTCCAGGCGGCCATGCAACGCTTCCAGTGCTTCCCGAACGCCGCCGATCAGGTGGCCGTCGCAAGCCAGAGTGCCGTTGTAATCCATGACCAGGTGGTTCAGCCGCAGGGTCTTATATCCGGGAATCGTCACCTCTATCATCAGATTCTCCTCAGTCCTCATATCGCTTGTAAAAAGAAGGCCATCTTTGCCGAGAGTTGTTTGTTCGTTGACCTGTAAAAAGCCGCTTTGTTCGCTCACCTGATCATGTTGGGCGGGTTCAATGCCCTTGGCTAAATTTCTCGAACTCGGGCTTCGCCCTCAAACAGCGAGAAATTTTTAACGCCAAGGGCATTGAACCCTTTCTCCCCAAAATGATCAACGTTCGCTCACAAAGGACTTTTACATGTCCGGTCCGAGGTCCCTAACATTAAAGTTCGTCTCAATCAAAAGCCGGAGATGCTTTTGGGCGCGACATTATTCGATTTCAAAAAAGACTAGCAGATTTTGGCTTTTTATTTATAAGTACCGTCTTATATCCAGCGCGCCGTGGAAGATTCCCAGAATTTCAACCACATCCGGAGATCGAAATAAATACACTATACGGTAATGGCCGTAGAGTAGAACGCGGATATCGCCTTCTTCTTCTGAACGGTAGTGATATCCTATCTCTGGAAACTCCGCCAGCATCTGCGTTTTCCGGTATATCCCGTCTGCCACATGCTTTGCGGCCTCCGGGTTGTCTTCGGCGATGTATCTATAGATGTCTTCCAGCCAGGCTGCGGCCTCTTCAGTCCATCTTATTTCTGCCATCGCCGAATTCGCTTCCCCATTTCTTCGTTTGAAATCAAGCGTCCATGACGAGCGTCTTTGAGTCCGCGATCAACCATTCCAGCGAACGCCAGTTCCCGGACAATTTCCTCATAGGTTGCGTCCTCGGGCTGTTCTTCAATGATCTCTTTCAATTTTTCTTTGGTTGTCATATTTTCATCTCCCTTGTTTTACCAACGGCGCCCGCCCTATCTGTCCATTTTTTTGGGTGCCTGGTTCGGCACTATCTATTATTTTTCAATGCCCTATCATCGTCGCTCTGGTAATGGAACCGAATTGAGAGGAGGAAGGTCCTTGCTTAATTTATCGCTTGGCGAAGAAGTGGCACGGAGTTCCGTAATCGAGTATGGTTGTCCCATCTCATTTGCACGCGAAGTAATAGCCACAAGGCGACCGTCTCGCAATTTAAAGACATCTGTTCGCTCAAGAGGGGCTCCTAAAGACAGTTCGTGTGAAATCAAAATTCCAGAACGAGAAAGGCCTAATAGTGCTTCTCCAAAAGGTTCGCCAGCATAAATCTCTGCTGCCATAGCAACTGAACTGAACGTTACTATGAGAGCGATGTATGCGCTAATCAACCGTATCATCATCACTTCACGCTCTTTCTGTAAACAAGCCGAACGTCCACCGTCACTTGCGAGCAGGGAACTGTAACTACAACAAAGCCACGTTAACACTGAACTAGGATACTGAAAAAGCAACCCGCCCCTGCGAGTCAAGTGCATGGTTTTGTTATGCCTTGTTATTCTATC
This region includes:
- a CDS encoding ATPase P, which translates into the protein MIEVTIPGYKTLRLNHLVMDYNGTLACDGHLIGGVREALEALHGRLEIHIITADTFGRARAQLEGVPAALSILSEANQDQGKLDYIRKLGVESVVAIGNGRNDKLMLEAAELGIALIQEEGACVETVMAADMVCPDILSALSLLTHTGRLIAGLRR
- a CDS encoding MBL fold metallo-hydrolase, with the protein product MSYRIITWSDRLTQILLTPPIAGFDDFICAWVYRGPETFIVETGPSSTAGELVAALKEIGLTRPDFILLTHIHIDHAGGIGEIAAAFPGAPVVCHDMARPHLIDPEKLWQGTVKTLGDTGRAYGPIRPVPEDRLMSAQEFSTGSIRPVLTPGHAPHHVSFITADGIVFAGEAGGVCIDFHDTVDYLRPATPPKFRLETSAASIDLLVGESPETICYGHTAVRPGAVARLKKHREQLFFWKELIAGEIGKAEGDTLIENCVDRVTQADPLLKGLAFATEPARQRELYFIRNSIRGYIDYLAPAK
- a CDS encoding type II toxin-antitoxin system RelE/ParE family toxin, whose protein sequence is MAEIRWTEEAAAWLEDIYRYIAEDNPEAAKHVADGIYRKTQMLAEFPEIGYHYRSEEEGDIRVLLYGHYRIVYLFRSPDVVEILGIFHGALDIRRYL